Proteins from a single region of Flaviflexus salsibiostraticola:
- a CDS encoding helix-turn-helix domain-containing protein, producing the protein MATKFMTIADVAETLNVSTAQVRSLIHSGTLPAIQVGGRGQWRIEQTVLEKYIEDGYEATRQRVRGQG; encoded by the coding sequence ATGGCCACAAAATTTATGACGATTGCCGATGTCGCTGAAACCCTCAACGTTTCGACGGCTCAGGTGAGATCCCTTATCCACTCCGGTACGCTCCCAGCCATTCAGGTTGGCGGACGCGGGCAGTGGCGTATTGAGCAGACCGTCCTCGAGAAGTACATCGAGGACGGCTACGAGGCGACCAGACAGCGGGTGCGCGGTCAAGGGTAA
- a CDS encoding Rv3235 family protein → MAKTLPAADTRADLLQEPARRAKAAPDHGPSDPTPVVRSIAAAAVEVLNGHRSVRQLQRWLAPHIYMALAQRAGIAARCGKRISLPARVISSRTCFPTPFVCEAAVVVWDVNRPRACTIRMEIHRGRWRANALDVI, encoded by the coding sequence TTGGCGAAGACACTTCCGGCAGCCGACACTCGGGCAGATCTCCTTCAGGAGCCCGCGCGGCGGGCGAAGGCGGCCCCGGACCACGGCCCCTCGGACCCGACCCCGGTCGTCCGATCCATTGCAGCGGCAGCGGTCGAGGTTCTCAACGGGCACCGATCGGTGCGCCAGCTGCAGCGCTGGCTCGCTCCACACATCTACATGGCGCTCGCCCAGCGGGCCGGCATCGCCGCCCGCTGCGGGAAGCGGATCAGCCTCCCCGCCCGCGTTATCTCGTCGCGCACCTGCTTCCCCACCCCATTCGTGTGCGAGGCTGCGGTCGTCGTCTGGGACGTCAATCGACCTCGGGCATGCACCATCAGGATGGAGATACACCGAGGTCGATGGAGGGCCAACGCACTTGACGTGATCTAG